One genomic window of Lentimicrobium sp. L6 includes the following:
- the thrA gene encoding bifunctional aspartate kinase/homoserine dehydrogenase I encodes MKIIKFGGKSLSNGTGINAVISIIQNKINNNEKFVVIVSARGNATDELENILELAKQGKEYKTQWQEFKSYQISPAPAIDFSKEFQLLEKIFEGVQLLEEVSLKIKDLVLAQGELLAAKMISKLLNDKGIKAKNIDSRKIIVTDEQYGNAVVLEEESKKRCQTFIDELEENTLAILTGFIANNEQGSTTTLGRNGSNYSAALFANFLNAEELQNYTHVDGIYTANPDLVEEARIIDQISFQEANELASFGASILHAKTIIPLIEKNIPLRILNTFNSESKGTLICRNGQKKGVKSISVKSGVSLINLEGKGLLGKIGVDARIFNTLGRENINIGVISQGSSERGIGFVVNSKDDDRAVKSLRKEFSNDFSNKDVSNITTINDVSVVSIVGQNLQGFSKPYQSLVKNNIEILLINNNISGNNISLLIDNQQVHKAINIIHSQIFGVAKNINIAIFGKGTVGGSLIEQILKSQEQILRRKETRLNIFAVAGSKNLLLQKEGIGNNWKSEFKNAKQTKDSIKEVIAFAEQHHLENLIAIDNTASSEFIKSYPLLIENGFDLVSSNKIANTVGFDFYKSLRKELKTHNKQYLYETNVGAGLPLIDTIKLLHDSGENITRIKGVFSGSLSYIFNAFSESEESFSSIVKQAMEKGFTEPDPREDLCGNDVARKLLILARELDLENELDEVQIRNLIPENLRGGQVDNFLQRIEELDHPFELLKEAQEKDHVLRYVGDLHGDLQQSKGELDVSLVSVPKNSALGQLSGSNSIFEIYTESYGENPIVIQGAGAGAAVTARGVFGDLLRIAEKR; translated from the coding sequence ATGAAAATAATAAAATTCGGAGGGAAATCCCTCTCCAACGGAACCGGAATAAATGCTGTAATCAGCATCATACAAAATAAAATTAATAATAATGAGAAGTTTGTCGTTATAGTTTCTGCTAGAGGAAACGCCACAGATGAACTAGAAAACATCTTAGAACTAGCCAAACAAGGAAAGGAATATAAAACGCAATGGCAAGAATTTAAAAGTTACCAAATTTCACCTGCTCCTGCTATAGATTTCAGCAAAGAATTCCAGCTATTAGAAAAAATATTCGAAGGCGTTCAATTATTAGAGGAAGTGAGTTTAAAAATAAAAGACCTCGTATTAGCCCAAGGTGAATTACTCGCTGCCAAAATGATATCGAAGCTTCTAAATGACAAAGGAATTAAGGCAAAAAACATTGATAGCAGAAAAATTATTGTCACTGATGAGCAATATGGAAATGCAGTTGTCTTAGAAGAAGAATCAAAAAAAAGATGTCAAACTTTCATCGATGAATTAGAAGAAAACACCTTGGCTATTCTTACTGGTTTCATTGCCAATAATGAACAAGGTTCTACCACCACTTTGGGGAGAAATGGCAGCAATTATTCAGCTGCATTATTTGCCAATTTCCTAAATGCAGAAGAATTACAAAACTATACACATGTAGATGGAATATACACTGCCAATCCTGATTTAGTAGAAGAGGCAAGAATTATTGATCAAATCAGCTTTCAAGAAGCCAATGAATTGGCCAGTTTTGGAGCTTCCATTTTACATGCCAAAACCATTATTCCACTTATTGAGAAAAACATTCCCCTTAGAATCCTCAACACTTTTAATTCTGAAAGCAAAGGAACACTCATCTGTAGGAATGGTCAGAAAAAAGGTGTAAAATCCATTTCTGTAAAATCAGGAGTGAGTCTGATTAATTTGGAAGGAAAAGGCTTATTGGGGAAAATAGGTGTAGATGCAAGAATATTCAACACTTTAGGAAGAGAAAATATTAATATAGGTGTCATTTCCCAAGGAAGTTCAGAAAGAGGAATTGGATTTGTGGTAAATAGTAAAGATGACGACAGAGCAGTAAAATCTCTCCGTAAAGAATTTTCAAATGATTTTTCCAATAAAGATGTGAGCAATATCACTACCATTAATGATGTATCGGTGGTTAGTATTGTGGGTCAAAATTTACAAGGCTTTTCAAAACCCTATCAATCTTTGGTGAAAAATAATATTGAAATTCTATTGATTAATAATAATATTTCGGGGAATAATATCAGCTTATTAATCGATAACCAGCAGGTTCACAAAGCCATCAACATTATTCATTCTCAGATATTTGGGGTAGCTAAGAATATAAATATCGCTATTTTTGGAAAAGGAACAGTGGGCGGAAGTTTAATTGAACAGATTTTAAAAAGCCAAGAACAAATCTTAAGGAGAAAAGAAACTCGTCTAAATATTTTCGCGGTTGCCGGAAGTAAAAACCTTCTTCTCCAAAAAGAGGGCATTGGAAATAATTGGAAATCTGAATTTAAGAATGCTAAGCAAACAAAAGATTCTATCAAAGAAGTTATTGCCTTTGCTGAACAACATCATTTAGAGAATTTAATAGCCATTGATAATACTGCTTCTAGCGAATTTATCAAAAGCTATCCCCTCTTGATTGAGAATGGATTCGATTTGGTTTCCTCCAATAAAATAGCCAATACTGTAGGTTTTGATTTCTATAAATCATTAAGGAAAGAATTGAAGACTCATAACAAACAATATTTATACGAAACCAATGTGGGCGCAGGTTTACCGCTCATCGATACCATCAAACTATTACACGATTCCGGAGAGAATATCACCAGAATTAAAGGCGTATTTTCAGGCTCACTGAGTTATATTTTTAATGCTTTTTCTGAATCTGAAGAAAGCTTCTCAAGCATTGTGAAACAAGCCATGGAAAAAGGATTTACAGAACCTGACCCAAGAGAAGATTTATGTGGAAACGATGTGGCTCGTAAATTACTCATTTTGGCTCGTGAACTCGATTTGGAAAATGAACTAGACGAAGTTCAAATTAGAAACCTCATTCCTGAAAACTTAAGAGGAGGCCAAGTGGATAACTTCCTCCAAAGAATTGAAGAATTAGACCATCCTTTTGAATTACTAAAAGAAGCACAAGAAAAAGACCATGTTCTCAGGTATGTGGGCGATTTACATGGCGACCTTCAACAAAGCAAAGGTGAGTTGGATGTGAGTTTGGTAAGTGTCCCAAAAAACAGCGCTTTAGGCCAATTGAGCGGAAGTAATTCCATCTTCGAAATCTATACCGAAAGCTATGGGGAGAACCCAATTGTGATCCAAGGAGCCGGTGCTGGTGCGGCAGTAACTGCCCGTGGTGTATTTGGTGATTTGTTGAGGATTGCTGAGAAGAGGTAG
- a CDS encoding type II toxin-antitoxin system RelE/ParE family toxin yields MRPPHIIWSPVAEDSYLKTIEYILAKWSLREAEKFESKVNHLLNKLMVHQKLCPESISFNGLRKCVISSQTSLIYRVHKNSIELIAFIDNRSNQTI; encoded by the coding sequence ATGAGACCACCTCATATCATATGGTCTCCAGTTGCAGAAGATTCATATTTAAAAACTATTGAATATATTCTAGCAAAATGGTCTCTTAGGGAAGCTGAAAAATTTGAATCTAAAGTTAACCATCTATTAAATAAATTGATGGTTCATCAAAAACTTTGTCCTGAATCAATAAGTTTCAATGGCTTAAGAAAATGCGTAATAAGCAGTCAGACTTCTTTAATTTATAGAGTTCATAAAAACTCCATTGAATTGATTGCGTTTATTGACAATAGAAGTAATCAAACGATTTAA
- the ribD gene encoding bifunctional diaminohydroxyphosphoribosylaminopyrimidine deaminase/5-amino-6-(5-phosphoribosylamino)uracil reductase RibD, which translates to MSKKSANFSKFDQKMMKRCLELAAQGSGFTAPNPMVGAVITKDDEIISEGFHEYYGGPHAEIRAIENASQDLKGAHLYVNLEPCSHQGKTPPCSLALVKQGFSKVFIANIDPNPLVSGKGIKILKKAGIEVVTGLLEKEGLKLNEKFFHFIQYKTPFIALKTATSLDGKIATYSGESQWITSAESRKVVHQLRQDYTAILVGINTVLKDDPALTVRLDKEVKNPIKVVVDTTLKTPHGFKILDDKAPLIIATTRMASQARIAEFEEYKNVQVWVCPLKDGVVNLEYLLEKLGEEGIDSLIVEGGGSINFSVLQHHLPQKIYAFIAPKIIGGMNSKSSFTGKGIKHLGDVPELKEVHYKTIGNDLLMEGYF; encoded by the coding sequence ATGTCAAAGAAATCAGCAAACTTTAGCAAGTTTGACCAAAAAATGATGAAACGCTGCCTTGAGCTCGCTGCACAAGGAAGTGGTTTTACAGCTCCTAATCCTATGGTAGGTGCAGTTATCACAAAAGATGATGAAATCATCTCAGAAGGTTTTCATGAGTATTATGGTGGGCCTCACGCCGAAATTAGAGCTATTGAAAATGCTAGCCAAGACTTAAAAGGAGCACATTTATATGTGAACCTAGAACCCTGCTCCCATCAAGGCAAAACCCCTCCTTGCTCCCTTGCACTTGTCAAACAAGGATTTTCTAAAGTATTTATTGCCAATATCGACCCCAACCCTTTAGTGTCTGGAAAAGGAATTAAAATATTAAAGAAAGCTGGCATTGAAGTGGTAACTGGCTTATTGGAAAAAGAGGGATTAAAACTGAATGAAAAATTCTTCCATTTTATCCAATATAAAACTCCATTCATCGCCCTTAAAACGGCTACTAGTTTAGACGGTAAAATTGCCACTTATAGTGGGGAGAGTCAATGGATTACCAGTGCTGAAAGCAGAAAAGTAGTTCATCAATTGAGACAAGATTATACAGCCATTTTAGTAGGAATAAATACCGTATTAAAAGACGATCCCGCCCTTACAGTAAGATTAGACAAAGAAGTAAAAAACCCTATTAAAGTAGTGGTGGACACCACTTTAAAAACCCCTCATGGATTTAAAATACTCGATGACAAAGCTCCTTTGATTATTGCAACTACTCGTATGGCAAGCCAAGCTCGTATAGCTGAATTTGAAGAATACAAAAACGTTCAAGTTTGGGTTTGTCCATTAAAAGATGGAGTAGTAAACTTGGAGTACTTACTCGAAAAACTAGGAGAAGAAGGTATTGATAGTTTGATAGTTGAAGGTGGTGGCTCTATCAACTTCAGTGTTTTACAACATCACCTTCCTCAAAAAATATATGCATTTATCGCTCCCAAAATTATAGGAGGAATGAATTCGAAATCATCTTTTACAGGTAAAGGAATCAAACATTTAGGC